Genomic window (Salvelinus alpinus chromosome 26, SLU_Salpinus.1, whole genome shotgun sequence):
TGTATTTAGCTAATCAACACTTTTCCTGACTGTAGCAGAGGCTACAAAGGTCACCTTGACAACATAATCTATTGTTTTAAAACAAATGCTAACCATCCTACGGGAGCTCTGTGTAAAcagtattatgtcatgttttctggcggcaggtagcctagaggttaagagtgttgggccaataacagaaatgttgctggttcgaatcccggaGCCgcctaggtgaaaaatctgtcgatgcaATTAACCTGAGATTATCCATTATATTATTCTCAAGGTCAAATCAAACTTTgacacatgcgctgaatacaacaagtgcagacgttactgtgaaatgcttacttacaagcccttaaccaacagtgcaggtcaagaagagttaagaaaagatttaccaagtagactaaaataaaaagtaacaccataagaataacgaggttatatacagtgtgcggggttacaggctagttgaggtaatttgtacatgtaggtgggggtgaagtgactatgcatagataaacagcgagtagcagcagtgtatagaagggaggggggggggtcaaagtaAATTGTCCGTggtgattttattaattgtttagcagtcttatggcttgggggtagaagctgttgaggaaccttttggtcctagacttggcgctctggtaccgcttgctgtgcggaaaATCGTTATGACTTgggtctgacaattttatgggcttcccTCTAACtccgcaaaaaaagaaacgtcctctcactgtcaactgcgttaattttcagcaaacttaacatgtgcaaatatttgtatgaacataagattcaacagacAAACTGaccaagttccacagacatgtgactaacagaaattgaataatgtgtccctgatcaaaaggggaggggggggtcaaaatcaagtcagtatctggtgtggccaccagctgtattaagtactgcagtgcatctcctcctcgtgcactgcaccagatttgccagttcttgctttgagatgttacctcactcttctaccaaggcacctgcaagttccctgacatttcttggggaatggccctagccctcaccctccaatccaacaggtcccagatgtgctcaatgggattgagatccgggctcgtcgctggccatggcagaacactgacatccctgtcttgcaggaaatcatgcacagaacgagcagtacggctggtggcattgtcatgctgaagttatgtcaggatgagcctgcaggaagggtaccacgagggaggaggatgtcttccctttaaagcacagagttgagattgcctgcaatgacaacaagctcagtccgatgatgctttgacacaccaccccagaccatgacagacccagtgacggtgggtttgtgcccataggcgacgttgttgccggtaatgtctggtgaggaccggccttacaacaggcctacaagccttcagtccagcctcagcctattgcggacagtgagcactggagggattgtgcgttcctggtgtaactctgtcagttgttgccatcctgtacctgtcccgcaggtgtgatgttcggatgtaccgatcctgtgcaggtgttgttatgtggtctgccactgcgaggacgatcagctgtccgtcctgtctccctgtagggctgtcttaggcgtctcacagtacggactttgtaatttattgccctggccacatctgcagtcatcatgcctcctcctaaggcacgttcacgcagatgagcagggaccctgggcatctttcttttggtgtttttcagagtcagtagaaaggcctcgttAGTGTCCTAAGTTCTCATAACtgcgaccttaattgcctaccgtctgtaagctgttagtgtcttaacgaccgttccacaagtgcatgttcattgtttatggttcgtaTAAcaggcatgggaaacagtgtttaaaccctttacaatgaagatctgtgaagttatttggatttttgtgaattatctttgaaagatagggtcctgaaaaaggggtttctttttttgccgagtttatTGTGCAAGATGCTTCCTTGACTCAGGCTGCTTGACTAGACTGACATAAAATTAAGAAGGCCTTAAGGTAATTTCTGCATGCCCAAATTACATTTTTTGGCTTAGTTTCATTTATGCTTTCACAAAGAATAAAAACCACGTAGGCTATTGGGATTATACGTTTTATTTGTAGCTACATCCACTATAACAAGAAATAGATGACAACGGTGGTCATGTCAACCCATTGTATGTTTTACCCAAGTGCTATGACTGATTTTTAGCTTAGTACGTCACCACACGTGGCTCATACTTCAATGTTTGAGAATTCTAAACCCACGAGCTAAGAGTACCCAGAGTTAATTTGACCATTGGAGAAAGAGCCACTGTAAATACTGCAATGCGGGTTGGATTGAACTGAGCCCCTAACCTTCATTTAAGGTGATTGCACTTTCCCAACAATATTGCAATATGCATATCTACGTTTAGCATCGTTTTAGCACCCCATTGGGGATTTGAATTTACAGTGCAAGTGGAAATCGACGTCAAGGACTCTGCGCGTTACCACAGTGAGCTAACTGGCAAGacagattttcccatgatggacATTATTTTATCAGAGCATGCCAGTGGACTTCTAAGTATGCTTTAGTGAGAAAGTGTTGGGATCAGGTACAACTACATTTACCCACCCCAAAATTATTCATAAGCAATTTCACCCACCCACAACTTCACACCAGAACGCATTTTATTAATTTGAATGGGTTGGGCAGAGGCTGAATTTGGGGTTTAGTTACACCCTTTAACCCTACTTGCtcatgtaagtcactctggataagagcgtctgctaaatgtttCGACATCCAATTGCGCCAAATTGTCTTGGTAGGTATAACTCCTGTAGGCTAATTTGACCTGTTGGGGCATAATTACACAATGAATTGTTTTGGTCTCCGTGTATGCTAATTAAATGAATAAATTACATGACAGCTAAATGCATGTGTTTGGCACCACTGCACTGCTCAAATAAACGCCAAGATTATAGTCACTGTCTTGTGAAATCAGAGCACATTGCAAAGCCATCGTGTGTCAATGTTTGATATGTAGCTACTAAAAAGGTACTCTGCCTCTGAAAAGTATTAAACCATTTCCCCAGGTGGCTATGCAGCAGCAACCTGTGCTGCAGAGTACATGCCAGCCATGGCAGACTTCCTCAAGCAGCACAGCCTGTCAGATGACCAGAGGATCTCTGTGCTGGAGGGGCTATCAGGGGTCTGTTATGTCCACTTGACCAACCAGAAGCAGGCCCACGCAATGGGCCTCTACGCCACACTACAGGTAGCCTAGAGAAATGTTATTCAACACTTACCCTAggaggtccagagcctgctggttctGTTCTGATAATTCATTGCACCcagctggtgtcccaggtctaaagcagtccttgattagaggggaacaattaaatgcagtggaactggcatTGTGGTAGAGTTCAAGTTTAAAGGGCCTGGAGGTTAGAGCAGCAGGCAGGGACAGCAGTTAATTCTGGCTGTAGATGGTCACCTGCCATTGTGGCCTTGAGCAAAGCACTGAAGCCATAAAATTCCAAGCCAAAATTTGTTTGACAATTTAGTACATCTTCTCCTACAGGAGCTGATGGACCCCACCTGCCCACTGTCTCTATCCACCAAGGCTAAAATGTGGAGCTGCTACTTGCTCAACATCCTGTGTTGTAACAACATCCCAGTTATACGCACCTTGGTGGAGTCACAGAGCCTGAGGCTGACCCTAGAGGCTCTGGAGGGACAGGACTGGTACGGCTGGCCGAAGAACTACGCCAGGGAACTGCTCTGCATGCTAGGGTTCTGGGCACCACAGGTTGTTACATCGCAAAACTATGGCTCTTATGCAAACTTTGTTTGAGGTCAGGTTTAAACATAGGCCAACCGACATCACTATTCTTTTGGAAGTTTGAGAAATTAAAAaagacaagtaaaaaaaaaattgtttatttCACAGAAGTCCTGAAGCATATGTACAGAGTGCATTAAAACAGCACTATAATGAACATTTCTCAAACATAGGTTAACACAAATAGATTTAAACAGCAAAGATAAAAACAAGGGAAACTTCCCTTTTCATAAATCGGGTGGTAAGCTGTTGTGGTTAATCAAAATAAAAATCATACACAAATAAGGCACAAGTATCTCTTCAGATGTAAGCAGAGAAAATATATAAAGCAACTACAGGCATCAGTGCCAGAATGGCAAGTCTATAACAGTCCAGACATCTCGCAAAGTTGATTTTCAGTGCACCAGTTCTGTCACTCAATCATCCTCTGAGGGTTCATCTTCCTGTTCTGTGACATCAGCCCCGGGTGTGAAATCACTGCTGGTACATTGGTCATCAGATTCATCTAGCTCTTTCAACTCATCTTCGGTACCAAGGGTGATCTCTCTCAAGTCATCCAGACTTTCCGGACTCTTTCCAGTCAACCTCTGAGGAGACAGAATGAGCTTTGAACATCACAAGCAACCTTAAGTTTAAAAGCATCCTGCATAGACAGACAAATACCCCTTTATGTTGCATCAATTTCACACTACTTACCTCTATCATGTCAGCCATGTGATGTATGTGCTGGGCCAGCTCCTGAAGCTCATCATTCTCTGTCTTCAGCTGGACTATCTGCTCATCCTTGGCATCAATGTCTTTGTGCAACTAATCAAACAAGGTGATAAAGTCAGTTTGAGAAATGTACAGTTTCAGGCTTCACCACCAGCTAAAAAAGTTCATTTCAGACCCCACTATCAGCTTAAGTCAAGGCACTATATTCAAACAACCTGGGATCAAAATGCCACAAGAATGTGAAAAACAGACATCTCTGAAacagactaacactcagactgaTTTTGACAAATTGCACCGTGGGAAAGGGACAAGTTGATGGCTACACAGTCAGTTTTCAATCAGTGATTAACTCACTTTCTCATTCTCCTGGAGAACGTTGTAGAGTGCTTTTCGTCTCTCCTCAGCTACCTCCTTCCAGTAAGAGGAGGGAGGGGTTTCTGAAACAGAGGGGGTAGGCCATTTCAATTGAACAACCATTAGAGATGAGAGAATATAGATTTAATTGTATGGGATTAAAAGTACGACATGGTTtattctgtctaaatgtatagtccATTCGTGAAACATGGATGTGATAAATGGGATTAGGATCATGGCCAGCCATAAAACAGTTAATGCTTAAAATTCTTTGAATACAAACATACCTTTGACCATTAGTTCATAGGCCTCCTTGGTAACGCCATCAGGTAGATTTTCATTTTCTGTGTTTATAGATTTGACGGCAACTTCAGCCTTCACCCTCTTTGAGCCCTTCCCTTGTTCTGCATTCCACTGTTTTCTTTTGGCAaccccctttccaacaaaaactAAGAATTACTTGATCAGCACATCAGTTGTTGGTAGACCATTTACCAATAAAATGACAGCTGCGCCACAGGTTGCAAAACAGTTGGGAAGAAACGTGCAATGTCGATTCCGTGGCACATGACTAACGAACTGATACACACAACGCCTGCTCCAAAATTAAAtctttcaatttaaattatacaAAATTCTAGCAACCAATAGAAAGTAATGTATATGGGGACACAGTCATCCCATTACTGCAGATTTTGCTGGAGACAGTTGTTTTTAGGGCTGAGCCCAATTAggcgactggtcgattgtttggtcgttaGTCGACCGAGAATGTTTTAGTTGAGCAGTAACACATAGGTGCGCATACCTCAGTaaactaatccattgcagaggcctagactaaaagccaatttatgcttgatttGAAAACGTGGTCAGAGACTCCATATaggagggtgtgacgcaattgtagagcccccaaaaaataaaaagcTCTGTACCACATTGCCCAAAATGTAATAATGCGGAAGGCTTTGTATAGCGCCGCATTGACATGACTGGTTGACAGTAGGTGGGGGCGGTACATCCTATATAAACAAACTAatttccttgacaacagctctgcgaAGTAGTATGAATGTCCAAACTTCTGCTCCAGccatatcaccgtaaatgctgcatggccaatgcagacAGATTGACCATGCGCCCAGATGCACTTCACtccagaatcccccccccccccaaatatgaCCAGCAGTACATTTACCAGGAATTTCTATCATTTTTAATCTACAATGTTAGGTTAGCCATTTATTTTAATGAATAAAATATTATTATTTACAGTCTTCCTGTTCTCAATGTCAGTGGCCACAATGTTTGCAGTCCAAATCCTACACTAcccttgtgagaaacaagtttcggTTACTACAAGTCCTGCCAATTTAGTCATcgtcttttgtttggagcaccCCTGTCAATGTTAATTAAGGACGCGCACATTGTAGCAAGTTCACTAGCACATTGCAGGCAGGACCCCAAATTAATATGACCTTTCAAGTTCGTTGCTGACAGaccatgtgtagccaatgtgatttataggatattttctacctgcaatgTGGGctattttttacatagttggcaatggcaatagaagttaacTTACTTTAGGTTTGTATCAATTAGATAGCATTTTGATTACCCACATGACAGTGATTGAGATATGAAGACAAATTAAATGAAACCGTTATAAATCATAACTGGCTCGATAGAGCGGTAGAAGTGGTAAGATAAGTTGgcggggtggtagggttagagggAAATGTATAAATCAaaggggattggaaattatgcaaaCAAAGACATTGAAAGAATACGCAATATTAACACTGACACCCCCCCAAAATACAACACGGTTAGCCAAATACACCGATTTGTGCGACAGTGCCCAGGACATACCAGCATTACTCTGCCAAGGTTCTTATTGACTGCAGCTTGCTGGAGGACTTGCAGAGTTTTCCTTGAAGGTCCCATGTCTTGAATGGATCCACCAAAAAAGCTCTGAAATAAAACAAGACAAACACATTTAAAGTTTAATCCAGTAGTTGGATAATTGTGTAACAAGTCAACAAAAAGCCTGTGCTCATGTGATTCTATACAAAACCAGTCAGAAGTGTTACACCCCTCTCCATGAAAAACCATTCAGGTGCAACATTGGTGGGAAACAAACAACCCTCTCCCTGACCTCAACAATGAGCACACTCAGCGTTTACCTGGGTATAGTGCCATTCAACAAACCCTACTCTGGTTACACTGTCACCTCTGGGATAGCAAATAAGTTAAGTGTCTGAATGGCACTTCGTCTCACATGaaggcagacctgggttcaaatagcattttttttaaatcacatgcTGTGTTTGAACTttgttgcaatggaaccaatagaagaGCCTAAACAATCCAATACCCCCCCACCCAGTCtccctggcactccaggcaggctaaagcaaatttccaatagtatttgaacccaggtctggtaaccagaggtgtggactcgagtcacataaCTTTGACttgagtcagactcgagtcacaaatatgatgacttgcaacagGACTTTGACACCAATGACTTGTGACttcttggacttgagccttttgacttgacccgacttgataccctccccaagcagATATTAAAATTgatgctattattattatttattttttaaagtgcgcagcgcatcaactcttcatttaacagattacagtttgaatcagaCAGCAGCCAACCAAATTGTGCCAACTGAGAAAAAGTTGCGTGTGACAGTGCAGAGGAATGTCGGCAGGTGAATTCAGATGGATCCCTTGGAAATATACCCAAAATTATTTTCAGGTATAAAGAGCAAgctgtatcaacaaaaacaaCGGATTGCGaattgcaaaacatgcgggaagaaaattacagacggaggcgcaacgACTTCCagctttgttcgacatttgaagatGCACAAAAGAAttgtaagtcgtggctaatatagccgactgCTATATAATTTATATCTTTGCTAGTGtagcatgtaggctaacgtaatgttaaatcaatgagcctccacagtcagtcaatacggaaacgtgaacattgcacccaagatatagctacaactggctaggcagttggtagcctaaatcctgccttatgttactgctgttcctaaaaccattgatatacgttagcctactgtaaccacacacagagggggtgtgtgtatgttaaggttgggcgattgtgtacatttgcactgttgtaaagtggctgttccactggatgtcataaggtgaatgcaccaatttgtaagtcgctctggataagagcgtctgctaaatgacttaaatgtaaatgttaatgtACAAGCATACATCGCCCGATTGAGCCCCATAGATCCCCGATCGCTATGGGGGAGGGGGTCTtgctcatggctacccatgtatttccatggaaatataaagtttttggaaagtaataaatatatttttaaaagcaatcatgatttgcgtaaatgtaatactattactcttgttaaaaatatgaaatggtattacattttgtgaagagcacatgacttgtttaggactcgaaactcagtTCAGAACTTGAGACTTGTTGGTCAAGACTTGACTTacaaaacaatgacttggtcccacctctgctgGTAACTGACCGGATTGCACAGGCAGGTGTGGGAAAGGGCAGGCTTACCCTGTGCTTAGCACAACTGCATGCATGGGCCGATTGCCTTCCAATTCCCACAGGCTGCAATTTTTCCCCAGGTCATCATCTTACCCGCTGACACTAACCAATGAATTACTGTGGGAACTAGTCTTAAAAAGCTAATTATGGGAAACTACAAGTCAGTGAGTATGCAAACGTTAACCCTAACAATAGTAACAGGCACAAGGTAAGAGTCATGAATTTCAAAACGTTGAGTTCCAATTCTGGAGGTGCATGAAGGATCTGTGGGTTAAAACCACTTCAGATAACTTGCTGAATTGTAAGGTTTCGCCTCCTTGCACATAATACTTCGTTAATTAAAATGACAGTACAGTAGTAGTCTGCTACTAAACACATTGATATCTCAGCACTAGACTGGGGattggcatatatattatttGCTTACCTTTATGTTCGCAGAGGCTTTATTCCCAGGTTTCATTTTCCTAATGGACATTTTATTGACAAGACCTGGTGAGAAAGGTACACTGTAAATCCTAAAGGCAATTTACAACTCGAAAAAAAAAAGTGACTTAAGAATGATAAATTAAGTCGTTAAAAATGTAGCCAAGAATGTCTGTTGATACTGGAATAGCGTTCTATAATTGTCACAGTCTAACAGACTTCCCATCTCGGCCGAGGAAAAAAACCCGCCAAAAATGGCTGGCAATGTATCGCCACAAACAAAAGCAGAAAGTTACCAGGATCTTTGGTATGCGGCCAGGTTAAGTAATAACTGTCTACATAGTTAACATTATCAATGTCTTGCTCCAAAGATACTAACGCGGACCAAATGAGCTAGTTAGTAAAATAGAAAGGATCAAAATCAGAAACCAAACCGGCTAAAACAAGTAACTAGCTGGCTTTAGCGAACACAGTACTGGCTAACAT
Coding sequences:
- the LOC139555081 gene encoding geminin-like isoform X2, which gives rise to MSKLALFNVYITERLTAVAVEIAGVVERTITKYQEEISRSKEENERLRRLLDFKLHRTGLVNKMSIRKMKPGNKASANIKSFFGGSIQDMGPSRKTLQVLQQAAVNKNLGRVMLGVAKRKQWNAEQGKGSKRVKAEVAVKSINTENENLPDGVTKEAYELMVKETPPSSYWKEVAEERRKALYNVLQENEKLHKDIDAKDEQIVQLKTENDELQELAQHIHHMADMIERLTGKSPESLDDLREITLGTEDELKELDESDDQCTSSDFTPGADVTEQEDEPSEDD
- the LOC139554337 gene encoding armadillo-like helical domain-containing protein 2, translating into MIQRIALFYSNHIKNYLFPNDEGSDEGNKNLHYKKIRLAGQNIQNTELPLEKRVLAVHNIGLLGYTGGYAAATCAAEYMPAMADFLKQHSLSDDQRISVLEGLSGVCYVHLTNQKQAHAMGLYATLQELMDPTCPLSLSTKAKMWSCYLLNILCCNNIPVIRTLVESQSLRLTLEALEGQDWYGWPKNYARELLCMLGFWAPQVVTSQNYGSYANFV
- the LOC139555081 gene encoding geminin-like isoform X3, which produces MSIRKMKPGNKASANIKSFFGGSIQDMGPSRKTLQVLQQAAVNKNLGRVMLGVAKRKQWNAEQGKGSKRVKAEVAVKSINTENENLPDGVTKEAYELMVKETPPSSYWKEVAEERRKALYNVLQENEKLHKDIDAKDEQIVQLKTENDELQELAQHIHHMADMIERLTGKSPESLDDLREITLGTEDELKELDESDDQCTSSDFTPGADVTEQEDEPSEDD